GTTCTCCGAGGCGCAGAAGCTGAGCCTGCCCCTGAACCGCCACCTGCTGCGGCAGGCGCATGGCGTGATCGTGCACAACCGCTGGATCCACGACCGGCTGCCCGTCGCGCTGCGCGAGTCGGCCTGCGTGGTGCCCCACCACTACTCGCCGGCTGTGGCCAGCGTGGCGGGGCTGAGCCCTGCCCAGGCCCGCCAGCGCCGGGGCCTGCCCGCCGAGCCCTTCCTCTTCCTCTCGCTGGGCTTCATCACGCCGCCCAAGCAGATCCAGGCCGCGCTCTGGGCCCTGGGCCAGTTGCGCCAGCGGGGGCGGCAGTTCCGCTACGTCATCGTCGGCGAGCGCAATGCCGGCTTCGACATCGACGCCCACATCCGCCGCCACGGCCTGGAGGACTGGGTCACCGTCACCGGCTACGCCCCGGAGTCCGACTTCTTCGAGTACATCGTGGCGGCCGATGCCCTGATCAACCTGCGCCACCCGACCGTGGGCGAGAGCTCCGGCACCCTGGTGCGGGCCCTGGCCCTGGGCCTGCCGGCGGTGGTGCACAACTTCGGCCCGTCCAGCGAATACCCGGACGACGTGGTGCTGAAGGTGCCCCTGGAGCTGGGCTCGCCCGATGCGCTGGCCGCCACGCTGGACACCCTGCTCACCCATGCCGAGCTGCGCGAAGCCCTGGGCACGCGGGCGGCCCGCCACATCCGCGCGCACTGTTCTGTACAGCATTCCGCCCAGGCCTATCGCGCCTGGCTCGCCCGCTTTCCGCAGACCGTGGCCTGACCGGCCAGCGCTGCCCACGCTTGCACCATGTCCTCACCTGCCTTTGACGCCCCCGCCAGCTGGCCTGCGCTGCCCACGGATGCCCTGAGCGAGGGCGATGTGCTGCAGCTCTACCGGGCCGTGCTGGGCCGGGAGCCGGACCCTGGGGTGGCCCAGCGTGCCGCCGGCCGCCCCCTGGCCGAGATGGCGCTGGAGATGGTGCGCAGCGAGGAGATGGCGCTCAAGGTGCTGAGCCCGGTGGTGCAGCGCCGCGACCTGCCCCATGCCCACCTGTCCGACGAGGAGCGCCTGCATCTGTGGCAATGGATGGGGCAGCGCCTGGGCTGGCCCGCGCCGCCCTTGGCGGGGCGCGTGCGGCCCGAGGCCCTGCTGCGCCGCGTCTGTGGCCATCCCCGGCTGAGCCAGGAACTGCAGGCCGTCCATGCCGGGCTGTTCACCGAAGTGGCGGCCCATTTCGCCCAGCCCGGTGCGCTGGACTTGCAGGGCAAGATCGAGTTCGCCAACCACGAGTTCATCTCTGGCTGGCTGACCGACCTGTCGGGCCAGCGCGCCACGCTGCGCGTGGAGGTGCGCTGTCGCGGCCGGGTGGTGGCCAGCGGCTCGGCCCACAGCCTGCGCCCCGACATCCGCGAGCACATCGGCGGCAACGGCTTGTGCGGCTTCCGCCTGCCCTGGCGGCCCGAGGCCTGGCCCTCCGGCCAGGCGCTGAGCCTGCAGCTGACCGAGCCGGGCAGCGGCACGGCGGTCGGCGGGCCCTACCGCTACGAGAACTCGCGGCTGGACCAGCTGGGCGTGGCCCAGTTGCTGAGCAAGGAGCTGGAGGAGATCCAGCGCCGCATCGACGCGCTGGCCACCATGGTGCCGCAGGGCCTGCGCTACGCGGCCTTCCCGCTGGACCACTACGACCTTTACCGCCGCACCCACCGGGTGCCGCCGCCGCCCTGGCTGCAGGAGCGGGCCTGGGCGGGCGTGCTGACACCGCCGGCGGTGGGGGAGGGCGTGGCCTTCCGCGT
This sequence is a window from Ideonella dechloratans. Protein-coding genes within it:
- a CDS encoding glycosyltransferase family 4 protein, with protein sequence MSAQPLVVFSPLPPRRSGIAAYTAELLPALCEGGPVTVVNEEGLTPAVAAELPDCGGALRVLSLAEYQSASETEPALRAQPHIYQIGNNADHVFVYKAFRQRPGLLVQHDFNLHYLIEDVTLVRGDAEGYRAVLQEEYGESGNTLAMLRRAGVFSEAQKLSLPLNRHLLRQAHGVIVHNRWIHDRLPVALRESACVVPHHYSPAVASVAGLSPAQARQRRGLPAEPFLFLSLGFITPPKQIQAALWALGQLRQRGRQFRYVIVGERNAGFDIDAHIRRHGLEDWVTVTGYAPESDFFEYIVAADALINLRHPTVGESSGTLVRALALGLPAVVHNFGPSSEYPDDVVLKVPLELGSPDALAATLDTLLTHAELREALGTRAARHIRAHCSVQHSAQAYRAWLARFPQTVA